From a single Vibrio tubiashii genomic region:
- a CDS encoding OmpA family protein, which produces MNFFIKHIALAVSIASVVGCSSYPEEGRGGLGEDYIQSNFTPVMPDEPLGPEHGLRFDWQLTKLHLDSLIREGARWCFPAAVVQALEKQNRIARELEGGLLLDAANDIVIQRKRLNELELQLDYVTSQAKCVPPMDENAFQQRLAMIDKLYNLLNVDNQFAFNSTEVNPKYMGHLARAANILNENNSLNLKVTGHADSVGDVQYNQKLAMGRAKQVKRYLIIFGLNPSRVETQSVGDTLPLYDGESEGVRLTNRRVSIEVVDTQEQAEQRLQGGYNEMD; this is translated from the coding sequence ATGAACTTTTTTATCAAACACATAGCCCTAGCTGTATCTATAGCATCCGTTGTTGGATGTTCTAGCTACCCAGAAGAAGGGCGTGGCGGATTGGGTGAAGATTACATTCAATCCAATTTCACTCCGGTTATGCCGGATGAGCCACTTGGCCCAGAGCATGGTTTACGCTTCGACTGGCAACTCACCAAACTTCATCTAGATTCACTCATTCGAGAAGGCGCTCGTTGGTGTTTTCCAGCTGCTGTTGTACAAGCACTTGAAAAACAAAACCGAATTGCCCGAGAACTGGAAGGCGGCCTTCTGTTAGATGCAGCCAATGATATTGTCATCCAACGCAAACGACTTAACGAGCTTGAGCTGCAACTCGACTACGTTACCTCGCAAGCCAAATGTGTACCGCCAATGGATGAAAACGCATTCCAACAACGTTTGGCGATGATAGACAAGTTGTACAACCTACTTAATGTCGACAATCAATTCGCATTCAATTCAACGGAAGTGAATCCTAAGTACATGGGACACTTGGCACGCGCAGCGAACATTTTGAATGAAAATAATAGCCTCAATCTTAAAGTCACGGGTCATGCAGATTCTGTTGGCGATGTTCAGTACAACCAAAAACTGGCCATGGGTCGAGCTAAACAAGTGAAACGTTACCTGATTATCTTTGGATTAAACCCATCAAGAGTTGAGACTCAATCTGTGGGTGACACGCTTCCTCTTTATGATGGCGAGTCAGAAGGTGTACGCCTAACCAACCGCCGAGTAAGTATTGAAGTGGTTGATACACAAGAACAAGCTGAGCAGCGTTTGCAAGGAGGTTACAATGAAATGGACTAA
- a CDS encoding chromosome partitioning protein ParA: protein MIIPATHTEIEQIYLAAEMSKSRSLCITACQSGDGVTSVVTALAERYLLAGHRTLVVDLNTFHPAFECIDIAPSNDDNLGLLVEHASTHQMFTGLTVPNNQSALLAYKDPAQLQSAVSQWLTQYDRVICDTSPLLHINRGNIPAQVVASACDQTALVIMGGKTSSGQLEKAMQLINNPSISLLGSVLNLKQQATLAQEMVRELNRLKFIPKSWRDKWASKILTNEFLAQSA, encoded by the coding sequence ATGATTATTCCAGCGACACATACTGAAATAGAGCAGATTTATTTAGCGGCGGAGATGAGCAAAAGTCGCTCACTTTGCATTACGGCATGTCAATCAGGTGACGGCGTCACATCCGTAGTCACTGCACTGGCAGAAAGATACTTGCTTGCCGGTCACAGAACCTTAGTTGTCGATCTTAATACCTTTCATCCCGCATTCGAATGTATAGACATTGCACCAAGTAACGATGACAACCTAGGTCTGCTTGTTGAACATGCCTCAACACATCAAATGTTTACCGGGTTAACGGTACCTAACAACCAATCTGCCCTTCTGGCTTACAAAGACCCTGCACAGTTACAAAGCGCCGTCAGTCAATGGTTAACACAGTACGACCGCGTGATTTGCGATACCTCCCCATTGCTGCATATCAACAGAGGTAATATTCCTGCGCAAGTTGTTGCGAGTGCCTGTGACCAGACAGCTCTCGTAATCATGGGCGGGAAGACTTCTTCAGGCCAGCTAGAGAAAGCCATGCAACTTATAAACAACCCATCGATATCACTACTTGGCTCAGTGCTAAACCTCAAACAGCAAGCAACGCTCGCACAAGAAATGGTTCGCGAATTGAACCGACTTAAATTTATTCCTAAGTCTTGGCGCGATAAGTGGGCAAGTAAAATCTTAACTAACGAGTTTCTGGCCCAGTCAGCATAG
- a CDS encoding riboflavin synthase subunit alpha, translating into MFTGIVQGMAEVIAIEKKEKFQTHTVKLSQEMGEGLTIGASVAHNGCCLTVTNINGDLIDFDLMQATLALTNLGELKVGASVNIERAAKFGDEIGGHSMSGHISLMGEVVDVIDTPNNRTIWFSIPAEMIKYVLAKGYIGLDGCSLTIGEVEENRFSVHLIPETLERTLFGQRKIGDKINVEFDPQTQAIVDTVERVLASRA; encoded by the coding sequence ATGTTCACAGGAATTGTTCAGGGAATGGCGGAAGTCATTGCCATAGAAAAAAAAGAAAAATTTCAGACTCACACAGTTAAGCTATCGCAGGAAATGGGTGAGGGATTAACCATCGGTGCTTCAGTTGCTCACAATGGCTGTTGCCTTACAGTGACCAATATTAATGGTGATTTGATCGACTTTGATCTTATGCAGGCTACATTAGCACTGACCAATCTCGGCGAGCTCAAAGTCGGGGCCTCAGTGAATATTGAGCGTGCTGCTAAATTTGGCGATGAGATTGGTGGGCACTCTATGTCTGGGCATATCTCATTGATGGGAGAGGTCGTTGACGTTATTGATACGCCTAACAACCGAACTATTTGGTTTAGTATCCCAGCTGAAATGATCAAATATGTGCTAGCCAAAGGCTACATTGGGCTAGATGGATGTTCTTTAACCATTGGTGAAGTTGAAGAGAACCGTTTCTCGGTCCACCTAATTCCAGAAACGTTAGAAAGAACACTGTTTGGTCAACGAAAAATTGGGGATAAGATTAATGTTGAGTTTGATCCTCAAACTCAAGCAATCGTTGATACTGTAGAGCGAGTATTAGCAAGTAGGGCTTAA
- a CDS encoding CPXCG motif-containing cysteine-rich protein yields the protein MRKYTEKMVSCPHCGHSIGITLDASNGSQNFYDDCPACCHAIHLSMTVDEQMDKIELLVDADDEQIF from the coding sequence ATGCGAAAATATACAGAGAAGATGGTTTCATGCCCTCACTGCGGACATTCAATTGGTATTACATTAGATGCTTCAAACGGTAGTCAAAATTTTTATGATGACTGCCCAGCATGTTGTCACGCGATTCACTTAAGTATGACGGTTGACGAGCAGATGGATAAAATCGAACTCCTCGTGGATGCAGATGACGAACAGATTTTTTAA
- a CDS encoding phosphate/phosphite/phosphonate ABC transporter substrate-binding protein has product MRTTILALSTLLLSTAALADTLTFGVVPQQSASRLAKQWGPLVDTLKEQTGYEITFSTAPNIPEFEKRLSEGEYDLAYMNPYHYTVFSQVSGYRAIAKAKDKRIKGIIVARKSNEYESLEDLQGQTLAFPSPAAFAATVLTQSDLKNAGVEFESDYVSSHDSVYLSVAKGFYPAGGGVIRTFNSLPDVVKSQLEPIWTTKPYTPHAIAYHPRLTNDQANAIQAALVELQNTPQGKQQLKSLNIKGFEAASDSDWDDVRALNIQILE; this is encoded by the coding sequence ATGAGAACAACGATACTTGCTCTATCTACCCTCTTGCTATCTACGGCTGCCTTAGCTGATACACTCACATTTGGTGTTGTCCCTCAGCAATCAGCAAGTAGGCTTGCCAAGCAATGGGGACCATTAGTAGACACTCTCAAAGAGCAAACTGGTTACGAAATTACTTTCAGTACAGCGCCAAATATTCCAGAGTTTGAGAAGCGTTTGTCTGAAGGTGAATATGATTTGGCTTACATGAATCCTTATCACTACACCGTTTTTAGCCAAGTCAGTGGGTATAGAGCGATAGCAAAAGCCAAAGACAAGCGGATAAAAGGAATAATCGTCGCGAGAAAGTCGAATGAGTATGAGTCACTTGAAGATCTACAAGGGCAAACTCTTGCTTTTCCCTCCCCTGCAGCTTTTGCGGCTACTGTCTTAACCCAAAGTGACTTAAAAAATGCCGGTGTTGAATTCGAATCGGACTATGTCTCTTCACACGACTCTGTCTACCTATCGGTTGCGAAAGGTTTCTATCCAGCTGGTGGCGGCGTAATAAGAACGTTCAATTCATTACCAGACGTAGTCAAATCTCAGCTGGAACCCATTTGGACAACCAAGCCTTATACCCCACATGCTATCGCTTACCATCCAAGACTGACGAATGACCAAGCAAACGCCATTCAGGCCGCGTTAGTTGAACTGCAAAATACCCCCCAAGGGAAACAGCAGCTCAAATCTCTAAACATTAAAGGATTTGAGGCAGCCAGCGATTCAGATTGGGATGACGTAAGAGCACTTAATATTCAGATACTTGAGTAA
- a CDS encoding STAS domain-containing protein, whose amino-acid sequence MELRKIETNDTIVTWVINGNLDADGSRHAQPHIDEILAENSSREIEIDFSQVQFLDSSGVGAIVYLYKRLVERQRNMRIENVSGQPLEIMNLLRINQAIPVNSQTH is encoded by the coding sequence ATGGAACTTCGTAAAATTGAAACTAACGACACAATCGTAACTTGGGTAATTAACGGCAATCTAGATGCAGATGGTAGCCGACATGCCCAGCCACACATCGACGAGATTCTTGCAGAGAACTCTTCTCGTGAAATTGAAATCGACTTCAGCCAAGTGCAGTTTCTCGATTCTTCTGGCGTAGGTGCTATCGTTTATCTATACAAACGTCTTGTAGAACGTCAGCGCAACATGCGCATCGAGAACGTCTCTGGTCAACCACTAGAGATTATGAACTTGCTCCGAATTAACCAAGCTATACCGGTTAATTCCCAAACTCATTAA
- a CDS encoding SLBB domain-containing protein, whose amino-acid sequence MKWTNYIALFLLTSLCSFAQANEERVQIGDLIQVNLPGESSLNKGFQVDKRGRITLPEVGALYVAGYSEPQLEQAVKDALEKVYRDLSSASVYIAEQQILISVQGYVNSPGEYTLSKTSDIQMAIHAAGGLRAGAQLNNLFIKRGKDKIIFNYKTFLDTGDETLLPELESLDTIFIPASPLVGNIEQEFDANKLANAGDSADGRTAIKVFGEVNAPGSFSFKANTDLVDVIMRAGGVTRYASVEQIRVISDNTPKLFNLKTYLDSGDVSLLPTLTPGTTIFVPKQEEEIKAGANVVYIMGEVASPGAYEGKKNASFMDILANAGGPTRYAESRQIRVIKADGKVIKFDLTAFTEGLTRKSPPAIGPGDAIFVPEKTDMNEKSWLKIAPSRAVSVIGEVVRPGRVEWSDEMDLMDLLSHVGGPTLRADTSKIEVVTAGNKLHIFNLDEFILNGAPNSELPNISAGAIVRVHDLPQDPSDNKSQWVRQSSDASIYVFGQVNAPGRYRFTKDMHFLDILSAADGPTKDADIHNIRITHRDKTYSKVSKLNLSLYFETGDESLLPNVTMGDTIYIPEKDKIWLDRSKESTVRVLGAVNNPGRYVFDDNMTVLDLLAEAGGPSERAYLEKISIVNMSCCQGQARTFDLIDFSKTANIYKLPVLRAGDTIYVPDRNESFLEKARVGLEDILRLTTTIVLIGAL is encoded by the coding sequence ATGAAATGGACTAACTATATTGCCCTATTTCTACTAACCTCACTTTGCTCTTTTGCCCAAGCAAATGAAGAACGTGTGCAGATTGGCGACCTTATTCAAGTGAATCTTCCTGGGGAGTCATCATTAAACAAAGGCTTCCAAGTTGATAAACGTGGCCGAATTACGCTTCCTGAAGTTGGCGCTCTGTATGTCGCAGGTTATAGCGAACCTCAGCTAGAGCAAGCGGTAAAGGATGCGCTAGAAAAAGTGTATCGTGATCTCTCCTCTGCCTCGGTTTACATCGCTGAGCAACAAATCCTTATCTCCGTGCAAGGCTATGTCAACTCGCCCGGAGAATACACCTTATCAAAAACCTCTGATATCCAAATGGCGATTCATGCCGCAGGTGGTCTTCGTGCTGGTGCCCAGTTAAACAACCTCTTCATTAAACGCGGCAAAGATAAGATCATATTTAACTATAAAACCTTTCTAGACACGGGTGATGAGACCCTACTGCCTGAACTTGAGTCACTTGATACCATCTTTATCCCGGCGTCACCGCTTGTGGGTAATATTGAGCAGGAGTTTGACGCTAACAAACTGGCTAATGCTGGTGACAGCGCTGATGGTCGAACGGCGATTAAAGTGTTTGGTGAGGTTAACGCTCCGGGTTCATTCAGTTTCAAAGCAAACACGGATCTGGTTGATGTCATCATGCGTGCAGGTGGTGTAACTCGCTATGCATCTGTTGAACAAATCCGAGTCATTTCAGACAACACACCTAAACTATTTAACCTTAAAACCTATCTTGATAGCGGTGATGTATCGCTATTGCCAACCCTTACACCAGGCACAACGATCTTCGTTCCTAAACAAGAAGAAGAGATCAAAGCGGGCGCCAATGTTGTTTACATCATGGGTGAAGTCGCAAGCCCTGGTGCTTATGAAGGCAAAAAGAACGCATCGTTCATGGACATTCTCGCTAATGCAGGTGGCCCTACACGTTATGCTGAATCTCGTCAAATTCGCGTAATCAAAGCTGACGGGAAAGTGATCAAATTCGACTTAACTGCGTTCACCGAAGGTTTAACTCGTAAAAGCCCGCCAGCTATCGGCCCTGGTGACGCGATCTTCGTCCCTGAAAAAACCGATATGAATGAGAAATCATGGCTGAAGATCGCACCTAGCCGCGCTGTAAGTGTTATCGGTGAGGTGGTTCGCCCAGGTCGAGTAGAATGGTCAGATGAAATGGACCTAATGGACCTTCTCTCTCATGTAGGTGGCCCTACGCTACGCGCTGACACCTCAAAAATCGAGGTCGTCACAGCGGGTAACAAGTTACATATCTTTAATCTGGACGAGTTCATTTTAAACGGTGCCCCTAACAGCGAACTGCCAAACATATCTGCTGGAGCTATCGTTCGCGTACACGATCTTCCACAAGATCCATCAGATAATAAGTCTCAGTGGGTACGTCAGAGCTCAGATGCGTCTATCTATGTATTCGGTCAAGTGAATGCACCAGGTCGATACCGCTTTACCAAAGATATGCACTTCCTCGATATCTTGTCAGCGGCCGATGGCCCAACCAAAGACGCTGATATTCATAACATCCGTATTACCCATCGCGATAAAACCTATTCAAAAGTGAGCAAACTTAACCTATCACTCTACTTTGAAACAGGAGATGAAAGCCTGCTGCCAAATGTGACTATGGGTGACACTATTTACATCCCTGAAAAGGACAAAATCTGGCTAGACCGCTCGAAGGAATCAACGGTGCGTGTGCTAGGTGCAGTCAATAACCCAGGCCGATATGTCTTTGACGATAACATGACAGTACTGGATCTACTCGCGGAAGCAGGCGGTCCGTCAGAGCGTGCCTATCTAGAGAAGATCTCGATTGTGAACATGTCTTGTTGTCAGGGACAAGCGAGAACATTTGACCTGATTGATTTCAGTAAAACAGCAAACATTTACAAGCTTCCCGTGTTGCGCGCTGGCGATACCATCTACGTGCCAGATCGCAACGAAAGCTTCCTTGAAAAAGCGCGTGTTGGTTTAGAAGACATTTTGCGTCTAACGACAACCATCGTTCTAATAGGAGCACTGTAA
- a CDS encoding fructosamine kinase family protein, which translates to MWQAISKQLSETLMFSYEIVEKEKVQGGDISDCYMVSDGEQRYFVKLNKRDFLPKFDIEAENIRILRESNTVFVPELILTGKSKEHSFIILNYLPTKPLDDSKNSYAFGQQLARLHQWGEQKEYGFDQDNYIGATLQPNKWSRKWSRFFSEQRIGWQLQLLREKGINLVDINEFTQLVHDRLANHQPKPSLLHGDLWHGNAANSVFGPICYDPACYWGDRECDIAMTELFEGFQPEFYQGYESIAPLDFSYSERKDIYNLYHVLNHYNQFGGHYLDQSERLIKQILSY; encoded by the coding sequence ATGTGGCAGGCCATTTCTAAGCAGCTTTCCGAAACCTTGATGTTTTCTTACGAGATAGTGGAAAAAGAAAAAGTTCAAGGTGGTGATATTAGTGATTGCTATATGGTTTCAGACGGTGAGCAACGCTACTTTGTCAAACTGAACAAGCGTGATTTTTTGCCTAAATTCGATATAGAAGCGGAAAACATCCGTATATTGCGCGAGAGCAACACTGTCTTTGTCCCTGAGTTGATTCTTACAGGTAAATCCAAAGAACACTCTTTTATCATTCTTAACTACTTGCCGACTAAACCTCTCGACGACAGTAAGAACAGTTATGCCTTTGGCCAGCAACTCGCTCGCTTGCATCAGTGGGGCGAGCAAAAAGAATATGGTTTCGACCAAGACAACTATATCGGTGCTACCCTACAGCCCAACAAATGGAGCCGTAAGTGGTCTCGTTTCTTCTCAGAACAACGAATCGGTTGGCAACTCCAACTCCTGAGAGAAAAAGGCATTAATCTCGTCGATATCAACGAGTTTACCCAACTTGTCCATGACAGGTTAGCTAACCACCAACCTAAGCCTTCATTGCTCCACGGCGATTTATGGCATGGCAATGCCGCCAATTCCGTATTTGGTCCTATTTGTTATGACCCTGCGTGTTATTGGGGCGATCGCGAGTGTGACATTGCCATGACCGAATTATTCGAAGGCTTCCAACCCGAGTTTTATCAAGGCTATGAAAGTATCGCTCCGTTAGACTTTAGCTACAGCGAGCGAAAAGACATTTATAACCTTTATCATGTGCTCAATCATTACAACCAGTTTGGTGGTCACTATTTAGATCAATCCGAACGATTGATAAAGCAAATACTTTCATACTAA
- a CDS encoding NlpC/P60 family protein, giving the protein MKHRVFSASHFKTALLCLAIAGCSSQPNPEFSAQNSAVLTAQEEITKSSLLDVYKVWKGAPYRLGGSTLSGVDCSAFVQTTYKDALGLQLPRTTLAQVELGKEIEYSDAHVGDLVFFRTAPKVRHVGVYIGNKQFMHASTSKGVIISRLDNPYWASKYWHFRRVAYSPEIN; this is encoded by the coding sequence ATGAAGCATCGAGTATTTAGTGCGAGTCACTTCAAAACCGCTCTTTTATGCCTAGCCATTGCGGGTTGTAGTAGCCAACCCAACCCTGAATTTAGTGCACAAAACAGCGCAGTGCTGACTGCACAGGAAGAGATCACAAAAAGTTCATTACTGGATGTTTATAAAGTCTGGAAAGGAGCGCCTTACCGCTTGGGAGGCTCTACGTTGAGCGGCGTTGATTGTTCCGCATTCGTTCAAACGACCTACAAAGATGCCTTAGGGCTGCAACTGCCGCGAACAACACTAGCTCAAGTTGAACTAGGTAAAGAAATTGAGTACTCAGATGCGCACGTGGGAGACTTAGTCTTTTTTAGAACTGCGCCGAAAGTGAGGCATGTCGGCGTGTATATCGGCAACAAGCAGTTTATGCATGCATCGACATCAAAAGGTGTGATTATTTCGAGGTTGGATAACCCATATTGGGCTTCAAAATATTGGCATTTCAGACGAGTCGCCTACTCGCCTGAAATAAACTGA
- a CDS encoding DUF3802 family protein — translation MVVETDGYLALIEHLAFNLDVFASEDGDIGTESVEDVVTDMVASNIMAIFEQNPELHSSVRFQLLKEADSVVEDLSEVLAGVWAKPATNEQIGFLDEYIALVKNLFDSAVAKYD, via the coding sequence GTGGTTGTTGAAACCGATGGTTACTTGGCTTTAATTGAACATTTGGCTTTTAATCTGGATGTGTTCGCATCGGAAGATGGCGATATCGGGACAGAAAGCGTGGAAGATGTCGTTACTGATATGGTCGCGAGCAATATTATGGCGATCTTTGAGCAAAACCCTGAATTGCACTCTAGTGTTCGCTTTCAATTGCTAAAAGAAGCAGACTCAGTCGTTGAAGACTTAAGTGAAGTGCTTGCAGGTGTTTGGGCAAAACCAGCGACCAATGAGCAGATTGGCTTTTTGGACGAGTATATTGCCCTAGTTAAAAATCTATTCGATTCAGCGGTTGCTAAATACGATTAA
- a CDS encoding DNA ligase, whose protein sequence is MNIRLSIVAISVMSAMVGTAQAREVATEFLPVTLAASYEANIDVSDYWKSEKLDGIRAIWNGNTLITRNGNPISAPHWFIEALPDYPLEGELWAGRGNFHLVQQTVLDKVPSDAGWKKIKFMLFDVPHSAGDYKKRYFNLVHLVNSLERDHIRYIEHTPIEDEQELFSYLDSVDSSKGEGLMLRKICSRYQAGRSSDLLKLKKHQDAEALVIGYKVGNGKYKGQMGALLVQLESGEQFYIGSGFSDVQRMNPPEIGSKITFRYNGYTSSGLPRFARYMRERPE, encoded by the coding sequence ATGAATATTAGGCTATCGATAGTCGCCATAAGCGTAATGTCTGCGATGGTAGGAACGGCACAAGCTAGAGAAGTCGCTACCGAGTTCCTACCAGTAACGCTTGCCGCCTCATACGAGGCAAACATAGATGTTTCAGATTACTGGAAAAGTGAAAAGCTAGACGGGATTCGTGCGATTTGGAATGGTAATACGCTTATTACACGAAATGGAAATCCGATCTCAGCCCCCCACTGGTTTATAGAGGCGCTGCCAGACTACCCACTTGAGGGAGAGTTGTGGGCGGGGCGTGGTAATTTTCATTTGGTTCAACAAACAGTCTTAGATAAGGTTCCCAGCGATGCCGGTTGGAAAAAGATTAAGTTTATGCTGTTTGATGTTCCGCACTCTGCTGGCGACTATAAGAAGCGTTACTTCAATCTGGTGCATTTAGTTAACTCACTTGAACGCGATCATATTCGTTACATCGAACACACGCCGATTGAGGATGAGCAAGAGCTGTTTAGCTATCTGGATTCTGTCGATAGCTCAAAAGGTGAAGGGCTGATGCTACGAAAGATCTGTAGCCGATATCAAGCAGGTCGCAGCAGTGACTTGTTAAAGCTGAAAAAGCATCAGGATGCGGAAGCACTCGTCATTGGTTATAAAGTTGGCAACGGCAAATACAAGGGACAGATGGGGGCTTTACTTGTACAGCTTGAATCAGGTGAGCAGTTCTATATAGGCAGTGGCTTTAGTGATGTTCAAAGAATGAATCCCCCTGAGATTGGTTCAAAAATCACTTTCCGCTATAACGGCTACACCAGTAGTGGTCTGCCTCGATTTGCGAGATATATGAGAGAGCGTCCAGAGTAG
- a CDS encoding MATE family efflux transporter: MHRYKTEANTLIKLATPVLIASVAQTGMGFVDTVMAGGVSATDMAAVSIAASIWLPSILFGVGLLMALVPVVAQLNGSGRQHKVPFEIQQGIAMALLISVPIGAVLLQTKSILGLMDVEPLMGEKTIGYMHAVIFAVPAFLLFQALRSLTDGMSLTKPAMVIGFIGLLLNIPLNWIFVYGKFGAPALGGVGCGVATAIVYWVMFAMLLFYVMTSERLAKVKVFEQFHKPDIKALTRLFKLGFPVAAAMFFEVTLFAVVALLVAPLGPLVVAAHQVAINFSSLVFMLPMSVGAATSIRVGHRLGEANVEGATIASRVGLLVAVALALFTALLTVLFREQVALLYTDNKAVIELALQLLLLAAVYQVTDAVQVVAAGALRGYKDMAAIFNRTFIAYWILGLPLGYILAMTDWIVEPMGAHGFWMGFIIGLSAAAIMLGIRLHWMHRLSDEVQLELASK; encoded by the coding sequence TTGCATCGCTATAAAACAGAAGCCAATACATTAATAAAATTAGCGACCCCTGTACTTATTGCTTCAGTAGCACAAACAGGTATGGGCTTCGTCGATACGGTAATGGCCGGTGGCGTAAGTGCTACCGATATGGCCGCCGTTTCGATTGCTGCAAGCATTTGGCTACCTTCTATCTTATTTGGAGTCGGGCTGTTGATGGCGTTGGTGCCTGTTGTTGCCCAACTTAATGGTTCTGGTAGGCAACATAAAGTGCCCTTTGAGATCCAGCAAGGTATCGCAATGGCTTTACTTATTTCAGTGCCTATTGGTGCGGTCTTACTGCAAACCAAGTCCATTTTAGGATTGATGGATGTTGAGCCATTAATGGGTGAGAAAACCATTGGCTACATGCACGCCGTGATCTTCGCGGTCCCTGCCTTTTTGCTGTTTCAAGCTTTACGCAGCTTAACCGATGGTATGTCGCTAACCAAACCCGCGATGGTGATTGGGTTTATTGGTCTTTTACTTAATATTCCTCTTAACTGGATCTTCGTATACGGTAAATTTGGTGCGCCTGCGTTAGGCGGTGTTGGGTGTGGTGTCGCAACCGCGATAGTGTATTGGGTAATGTTCGCAATGTTGCTATTTTATGTCATGACATCCGAACGTCTTGCTAAAGTAAAAGTATTTGAGCAATTCCATAAACCAGACATTAAAGCCCTGACTCGATTGTTTAAGCTTGGGTTCCCAGTGGCAGCCGCGATGTTTTTCGAAGTAACCCTATTTGCGGTTGTCGCTCTGCTTGTTGCACCACTGGGGCCATTAGTGGTTGCAGCACATCAGGTTGCGATAAACTTTTCATCCTTGGTGTTCATGTTACCAATGAGTGTTGGTGCTGCCACCAGCATTCGTGTCGGGCACCGCCTTGGTGAAGCAAACGTCGAAGGCGCAACTATAGCCTCAAGAGTCGGTCTGCTAGTTGCAGTGGCATTGGCTCTATTCACTGCCCTCCTAACTGTACTGTTTAGGGAGCAAGTCGCTCTACTATACACGGATAACAAGGCCGTTATTGAACTAGCTCTTCAGCTTCTTCTATTGGCAGCGGTTTATCAGGTGACGGATGCGGTTCAAGTTGTCGCGGCGGGCGCGCTGCGTGGATATAAAGACATGGCTGCGATATTCAATCGTACTTTCATTGCCTACTGGATTCTTGGCTTACCACTTGGCTATATCCTTGCGATGACAGATTGGATTGTTGAACCAATGGGCGCTCACGGATTCTGGATGGGCTTTATAATTGGTCTCTCAGCAGCAGCAATTATGCTTGGTATTCGTTTACACTGGATGCACAGGCTAAGTGATGAAGTTCAACTTGAGCTAGCGTCAAAATAA